The following coding sequences lie in one Phalacrocorax carbo chromosome 3, bPhaCar2.1, whole genome shotgun sequence genomic window:
- the LOC104053732 gene encoding cytochrome c oxidase assembly protein COX20, mitochondrial, which translates to MADEGDSEPRKSFKLLGFLDVKSVPCARESVLYGSLGSLVVGLGHFLATSRVRRSCDFAVGGFICTMLGYWFYCRYNLAQHRIQQRMLKEGMRNKILFEGSSLDPERKQTGNERSDS; encoded by the exons tccttTAAGCTCCTAGGATTTCTTGACGTTAAAAGTGTCCCGTGTGCACGAGAATCAGTGCTCTATGGCTCCCTGGGTTCTTTAGTTGTGGGTCTTGGACATTTTTTAGCAACTA gtagAGTTAGAAGATCTTGTGACTTTGCAGTTGGCGGCTTTATTTGTACGATGTTAGGATACTG GTTTTACTGCAGGTACAACTTGGCCCAACACAGGATCCAGCAAAGAATGCTTAAAGAAGGaatgagaaacaaaattttatttgaaggCAGTTCCCTTGacccagaaagaaaacaaactggcAATGAAAGAAGCGATTCATAG